In a single window of the Elaeis guineensis isolate ETL-2024a chromosome 6, EG11, whole genome shotgun sequence genome:
- the LOC105034999 gene encoding uncharacterized protein isoform X2, with protein sequence MNRVVRQLSSSLPLLWRSEPVVGAAAAAAHEKQWNRGIRVRVKDGNLEQALAIMQRKMIASGMERLIRRQVDHHLKDSEKRVLARKNLQYRVRSQDLARKLRTILIKKIRGL encoded by the exons ATGAACCGAGTGGTGAGGCAGTTGTCGTCATCTTTGCCACTTCTCTGGCGGTCGGAGCCGGTGGTCggtgcggcggcggcggcggcacaTGAGAAGCAGTGGAACAGGGGCATCAGGGTGAGGGTGAAGGACGGAAATCTAGAGCAAGCTTTAGccatcatgcagcggaagatgaTAGCCAGTGGGATGGAGCGGCTTATTCGACGGCAGGTCGATCACCACCTCAAGGACTCGGAGAAGCGCGTCCTCGCCCGCAAGAACCTCCAGTACCGCGTTCGCTCCCAGGACCTCGCTCGTAAGCTCCGCACCATTCTCATCAAAAAGATCAG AGGTCTCTGA
- the LOC105034999 gene encoding uncharacterized protein isoform X1: protein MNRVVRQLSSSLPLLWRSEPVVGAAAAAAHEKQWNRGIRVRVKDGNLEQALAIMQRKMIASGMERLIRRQVDHHLKDSEKRVLARKNLQYRVRSQDLARKLRTILIKKIRQST, encoded by the exons ATGAACCGAGTGGTGAGGCAGTTGTCGTCATCTTTGCCACTTCTCTGGCGGTCGGAGCCGGTGGTCggtgcggcggcggcggcggcacaTGAGAAGCAGTGGAACAGGGGCATCAGGGTGAGGGTGAAGGACGGAAATCTAGAGCAAGCTTTAGccatcatgcagcggaagatgaTAGCCAGTGGGATGGAGCGGCTTATTCGACGGCAGGTCGATCACCACCTCAAGGACTCGGAGAAGCGCGTCCTCGCCCGCAAGAACCTCCAGTACCGCGTTCGCTCCCAGGACCTCGCTCGTAAGCTCCGCACCATTCTCATCAAAAAGATCAG GCAGTCCACCTAG
- the LOC140858812 gene encoding uncharacterized protein has protein sequence MVLLTDQPIKAVLHHPNTLGWIAKWSLELIELDVQYHPRPSIKAQVLADFIFKCTISNGEDSKVAKSLKKGENPGSGESSRGKEVDMGSDLEELWTLHVDDGSSSVMRVGAGLILTSPEGEMAGYALCFDFPTTNNKAKYEALVYGLRVARKVGDQHLKVFSDSQLVVGYIKGDYEAREKNMKRYLQKIKNLTLIFLSFDIQQVPKVDNAKVNVLSKLATLLPTD, from the exons ATGGTTTTGCTTACTGATCAGCCAATTAAAGCCGTTCTCCACCACCCAAATACCTTGGGATGGATTGCAAAGTGGTCTTTAGAACTCATCGAGCTAGACGTGCAGTACCATCCGCGGCCTTCTATCAAAGCCCaggtattggcagatttcatctTCAAGTGCACCATTTCAAATGGGGAGGACTCGAAAGTTGCAAAGAGTTTGAAAAAAGGAGAGAACCCAGGGTCTGGCGAAAGCTCAAGAGGCAAGGAGGTAGATATGGGATCTGACCTAGAGGAGCTCTGGACACTGCACGTGgatg ATGGTTCATCAAGTGTGATGAGAGTAGGGGCTGGACTCATTCTAACCAGTCCTGAAGGAGAGATGGCAGGATATGCCTTATGCTTTGACTTCCCTACCACTAATAATAaagcaaaatatgaagctctggtTTATGGCCTCCGGGTGGCAAGAAAAGTAGGGGACCAGCATTTGAAGGTCTTTAGTGACTCCCAGTTAGTGGTTGGCTATATCAAGGGTGACTATGAAGCCCGAGAGAAGAACATGAAAAGATATCTCCAAAAGATAAAGAACTTAACCTTGATCTTCTTGAGCTTTGACATTCAGCAAGTCCCCAAAGTAGACAACGCCAAGGTAAATGTGCTATCAAAGCTGGCAACTTTGCTACCCACCGACTAG